The proteins below come from a single Necator americanus strain Aroian chromosome V, whole genome shotgun sequence genomic window:
- a CDS encoding hypothetical protein (NECATOR_CHRV.G19057.T2) — protein MGICTYNARTLASEAAIEDLMMQAKKIKYDVIVTETRRRHPLNAVYETREELFLGTCDSRGVGGVGVLVNTNMAKNIDSFEQLTTRIGPPTSSYEEEEVEAFYMELEKFYREDHAFYKFIIGDFNAKVGPRRTTEELHIGTHGLQWNDQGDMLSEFIMTTKTIHGNSQFQKPSSLRWTWESPGGGYRNEIDHIIVNKRERNPRTTINWDLFATLAGFWEDSAMDNIDEEYDRLVEHLHECAKKAESFKTTKRRLSLQTLELIRQRGAARAAGNQELTSELARLCRGAIKEDLKERRAEVLAEAAEAGKSIRYARRDFGIRKTRMTALRNPKGTTTASRRGMEKIIYDFYSDLFDSHVHLPPHHLREDGQVIPEVLPSEIRHAIMSVRNRTAPAPDRIRPEHLKSLPPVLINTLARLFTRYLSECKVPKQWKTSKTVLLYKKGDPHDIGNYRPICLLSVIYKLFTRVILNRIEKVLDEGQPCEQAGFRKGFSTIDHIHTVSKLIEVSREYKMPLCLTFIDLKKAFDSVETEAVVEALDSQGVPTQYIKVVRELYSNFTTGISPFYKNIIIDVKRGVRQGDSISLKIFTVTLENAMRKLEWDDMGVKVDGRQLHHLRFADDIVLVTPSISQAERMLTEFDETCGCIGLQLNLQKTMFMRNGWVSDDPFTLSGTNISECTSYVYLGRELNMMNNLTPELGRRRRAAWGAYKSIEDVVKKTRNTRLRAHLFNTTVLPALTYASETWAFRKQVSVIERAIERVMLGVSRFTQVRDRIRSSLLRQRSMIRDAAAFAKESKIRWAGHVMRFDDNRWTRAVSDWVPSDIKRTTGIPPTRWSDFFKKSLKEKYDALRVPRERRNHWATLARDRDKWKTLAPARPVRRSTGVKVIKAKRRGTTKRCLSPKILELMRQRVAARAAGSHDLTSEFARPCEEAIKEDLEERRAAVLVEAVEEPSASSRQHSGDDVHPLPVGMQGFQTMEEQQDRTVVRRERDVGNYRPICLLYVIQKTTSRPKFPFHKNIIDVKGGVRHGNAVSPKNIHGHLRERNAKLGMGGHESEG, from the exons atggggatctgtacttataacgcacgtacgcttgcatcggaagcggccatcgaagatctgatgatgcaagccaagaaaatcaagtacgacgtcatcgtgaccgagacgagacgacgtcaccctctcaacgccgtatatgaaactagagaagaactgttcttaggaacatgcgacagtagaggtgttggtggagttggcgtcctcgtcaacacgaatatggcaaagaacatcgactcctttgaacaacttacgacccgaatcggac CTCcgacatcaagctacgaagaagaagaagtcgaagctttctatatggagctggagaagttctaccgagaagatcatgccttctacaagttcataattggcgatttcaacgctaaggttggcccaagaagaacgacggaggaacttcacatcgggacccacggcctacaatggaatgaccagggagatatgctctccgagttcatcatgacgactaagaccatccatgggaactcgcaattccagaagccctcctctctacgctggacgtgggagtcacccggtggagggtaccgtaatgaaatagaccacatcatcgtcaataaaag agagagaaatcccaggactaccatcaactgggatctctttgctacgctagccggcttttgggaagattccgcaatggacaacatcgacgaggaatatgaccggcttgttgaacaccttcacgaatgcgcgaagaaggctgagagttttaaaaccaccaagaggcgcctgtctcttcaaactcttgagctgatacgccagcgtggagcagcacgagccgcagggaaccaagaactcacgtccgagctcgcaagacTTTGCAGAggggcgataaaggaagaccttaaagagagaagagcagaagtgctggctgaagctgcagaggcggggaaaagcatccgctatgcccgtcgagacttcggcattcgcaagacaaggatgactgctctcaggaacccgaagggaacaaccactgcatcgagaagggggatggagaaaatcatctacgacttctactctgatctcttcgacagccatgtccacttgcctcctcaccatctgagggaagatggacaagtcattccagaggttctcccgtccgaaatacgacatgctatcatgtcggtaagaaatcgtacggcacccgctcccgacagaataagaccagaacacctgaagagccttccgccagtactcatcaacaccctggcgaggctctttacacgttatctgtcggaatgtaaggttcctaaacagtggaagaccagcaagaccgtgttgttgtataaaaagggagatccacatgacatcggcaactatcgtccaatctgcctactgtccgtcatctacaagctctttacaagagtaatccttaataggattgaaaaagtcttggatgaaggacagccatgcgagcaagcagggtttcgaaaaggattcagcacgattgaccacattcacactgtttcgaaactcatcgaggtatcacgagagtacaagatgccgctctgtctcaccttcatcgacttaaagaaggctttcgactcggttgagacggaagcggtcgtggaagccttggacagccaaggcgtccctactcagtatataaaAGTagttcgagagttgtacagtaacttcacgaccggaatttcgccattctacaagaacatcatcattgacgtgaagaggggggtccgacagggtgactcaatttcactcaaaatattcacagtcaccctcgagaacgcaatgcgaaagttggaatgggacgacatgggagtgaaggttgatggtcggcagctacaccatttgcgctttgctgatgacatcgtactggtaacacctagcatcagccaagcggaacgaatgctgaccgaattcgacgaaacatgtggatgcatcggtcttcagttgaatctacaaaagacgatgttcatgcggaacggatgggtctcggatgatccattcacgctcagcggaacgaacatatccgaatgcaccagctacgtttatctgggtcgggaactgaacatgatgaacaacctgacccccgagctgggcaggaggagacgagcggcttggggagcgtacaagagcatcgaggatgtagtgaagaagaccaggaacacccggctccgtgctcacctcttcaacaccaccgtacttcctgctttgacctatgcttcggaaacctgggcatttcgcaagcaggtgagcgtcattgaacgcgcaattgagagagtgatgctaggagtatcccgtttcacgcaagtgagggacaggattcgaagttccctcctacgtcagcgatcgatgattagagacgccgccgcgtttgccaaggaaagtaaaataaggtgggccggacacgtgatgcgctttgatgacaaccgttggaccagagccgtgagcgactgggttcccagcgatattaagcgcactacaggaataccgccgacccgatggtcagatttcttcaagaagtccttgaaagaaaaatatgatgctcttcgtgtcccacgcgaaaggaggaaccactgggctactctggcacgcgatcgggacaaatggaagacactggcgcccgctcgaccagttcgaagatcaacgggagtcaaggtgatcaag GCAAAGCGAAGAGGAACTACCAAGAGGTGCCTATCTCCAAAAATCCTAGAGCTAATGCGTCAGCGTGTAGCTGCACGAGCTGCAGGCAGCCACGATCTAACGTCTGAGTTCGCAAGGCCTTGCGAAgaagcgataaaagaagatcttgaagagagaagagcagcagtATTGGTCGAAGCAGTAGAG gaaccttccgccagttcTCGTCAACATTCTGGCGATGATGTTCACCCGTTACCTGTTGGAATGCAAGGTTTCCAAACAATGGAAGAACAACAAGATCGTACAGTTGTAAGAAGGGAACGTGAcgtcggcaactatcgcccaatctgcttactgtatGTCATTCAAAAGA caacttcacgaccaaaattccCATTTCACAAGAATATCATTGACGTGAAAGGAGGAGTCAGACACGGTAATGCAGTCTCACCTAAAAATATTCACGGCCACCTTCGAGAACGTAATGCAAAGCTTGGAATGGGAGGACATGaaagtgaaggttga
- a CDS encoding hypothetical protein (NECATOR_CHRV.G19057.T1), with protein sequence MGICTYNARTLASEAAIEDLMMQAKKIKYDVIVTETRRRHPLNAVYETREELFLGTCDSRGVGGVGVLVNTNMAKNIDSFEQLTTRIGRLRMRRCGSIPALTIFVA encoded by the coding sequence atggggatctgtacttataacgcacgtacgcttgcatcggaagcggccatcgaagatctgatgatgcaagccaagaaaatcaagtacgacgtcatcgtgaccgagacgagacgacgtcaccctctcaacgccgtatatgaaactagagaagaactgttcttaggaacatgcgacagtagaggtgttggtggagttggcgtcctcgtcaacacgaatatggcaaagaacatcgactcctttgaacaacttacgacccgaatcggacgtctgcggatgaggaGATGTGGctcaataccagctttgactatcttcgtcgcttaa
- a CDS encoding hypothetical protein (NECATOR_CHRV.G19055.T1), with protein MEAKLAVAWLLSLGKSLFATPAYSLPQYPAHWALPSQTSDGMAIGERRSNLRLLRTLLILDQGDTRTTRHGDCLRLCTYNARTVSTDADLHALLGAAERIKFHVNALQATYDR; from the coding sequence atggaagctaagctcgccgtggcatggctgcttagtttggggaaaagtctctttgccactccagcatattcactgcctcagtaccctgcacactgggccctgccgtctcagacgtcggacggtatggcgatcggtgagaggcgatcaaatctcaggttgctcaggacgttattgattctggaccaaggcgacacacgcacgactcgccatggagactgtctcagactgtgcaCTTACAACGctagaacagtttccacagacgccgacctgcatgcccttctcggagctgcagagcgtatcaaatttcacgtgaatgCTCTGcaagcgacgtacgacagatga
- a CDS encoding hypothetical protein (NECATOR_CHRV.G19054.T1) — translation MNDGTLVIRGEEVPSRNGGGVGFVVHPSVVHLVDSHEILSPRLAILRLRPLRQKSISIINCYSPTSAADDSELDAFYEELEEVVRNEKSFYKFVVGDFNAKLGKATEEKYRIGRFGLGDRNENGNRLAGLLSAARLFQETLFS, via the coding sequence atgaatgacggtacactcgtcattcgtggagaggaggttccgtcgcgaaatggaggcggtgttggttttgttgtgcacccatctgtcgtccatctcgtcgattctcacgagatcctgtcacctcgtctggccattcttcgcctccgccctctgcgccaaaaatccatcagtatcatcaactgctattcaccaacatcagcagctgatgattccgaattggacgcgttttacgaggagctggaggaagtagtccgcaacgagaagtccttttacaaattcgttgtcggagacttcaacgcaaaactaggaaaggccacagaagagaaatacaggattggaagatttggactaggggaccggaatgaaaatggcaatcgtctcgccgggctgttgtccgccgctcgcctctttcaggaaactctcttttcatga
- a CDS encoding hypothetical protein (NECATOR_CHRV.G19060.T1): MLRAVVESQSIEENCSANSSAESSPRSSMKRPETGDLKTIRQECPDPDDPRQLIRKKERKSQSMAVQDVDIFRVSSTGTPHRFPRNDLLSSRLTSFFSGQSSLSITVEGAAQVFDPYIMMG, from the exons ATGTTAAGGGCAGTGGtggaaag CCAGtccattgaagaaaattgctcAGCTAACAGCTCAGCGGAGAGCTCTCCTCGAAGCTCTATGAAGAGACCGGAAACTGGCGATCTGAAGACAATAAGGCAAGAATGTCCCGATCCTGACGATCCACGACAGCtgataaggaaaaaagagcgcAAG TCACagtcgatggcggtgcaagatgttgatatcttccgcGTGTCATCCaccggtacaccacatcgatttcCTCGCAATGATCTTCTGAGCAGCCGTCTAACCAGCTTCTTTTCTgggcagtcaagcctctccattaCCGTGGAAGGTGCTGCGCAAGTcttcgatccgtacatcatgatgggatGA
- a CDS encoding hypothetical protein (NECATOR_CHRV.G19056.T1) translates to MPFIHLCPRHTRYVTTPFPPTASLYDRPKGISHHTFDPGLGSSPCTKNVTEHKQESEGERLKTWSKYTVPKSTKQRIRKFDVLTLWSNSSSHFSCPCCKV, encoded by the exons ATGCCCTTCATTCACTTGTGCCCACGTCACACCCGTTACGTTACGACCCCCTTCCCTCCCACCGCCTCCCTTTACGACCGTCCGAAGGGGATATCCCATCACACGTTTGATCCCGGTTTAGGATCATCTCCATGCACTAAAAACGTGACCGAACACAAGCAAGAATCGGAAGGAGAGCGTCTGAAAACTTGGAGCAAATATACTGTACCCAAATCTACAAAGCAAAGGATTAGAAAGTTTGATGTATTGACTCTTTGGTCG AATTCCTCGTCGCACTTTTCCTGTCCGTGTTGCAAAGTGTAG
- a CDS encoding hypothetical protein (NECATOR_CHRV.G19059.T1): MDNIDEEYDRLVEHLHECAKKAESFKTTKRRLSLQTLELIRQRGAARAAGNQELTSELARLCRGAIKEDLKERRAEVLAEAAEAGKSIRYARRDFGIRKTRMTALRNPKGTTTASRRGMEKIIYDFYSDLFDSHVHLPPHHLREDGQVIPEVLPSEIRHAIMSVRNRTAPAPDRIRPEHLKSLPPVLINTLARLFTRYLSECKVPKQWKTSKTVLLYKKGDPHDIGNYRPICLLSVIYKLFTRVILNRIEKVLDEGQPCEQAGFRKGFSTIDHIHTVSKLIEVSREYKMPLCLTFIDLKKAFDSVETEAVVEALDSQGVPTQYIKVVRELYSNFTTGISPFYKNIIIDVKRGVRQGDSISLKIFTVTLENAMRKLEWDDMGVKVDGRQLHHLRFADDIVLVTPSISQAERMLTEFDETCGCIGLQLNLQKTMFMRNGWVSDDPFTLSGTNISECTSYVYLGRELNMMNNLTPELGRRRRAAWGAYKSIEDVVKKTRNTRLRAHLFNTTVLPALTYASETWAFRKQVSVIERAIERVMLGVSRFTQVRDRIRSSLLRQRSMIRDAAAFAKESKIRWAGHVMRFDDNRWTRAVSDWVPSDIKRTTGIPPTRWSDFFKKSLKEKYDALRVPRERRNHWATLARDRDKWKTLAPARPVRRSTGVKVIKVISLW; this comes from the coding sequence atggacaacatcgacgaggaatatgaccggcttgttgaacaccttcacgaatgcgcgaagaaggctgagagttttaaaaccaccaagaggcgcctgtctcttcaaactcttgagctgatacgccagcgtggagcagcacgagccgcagggaaccaagaactcacgtccgagctcgcaagacTTTGCAGAggggcgataaaggaagaccttaaagagagaagagcagaagtgctggctgaagctgcagaggcggggaaaagcatccgctatgcccgtcgagacttcggcattcgcaagacaaggatgactgctctcaggaacccgaagggaacaaccactgcatcgagaagggggatggagaaaatcatctacgacttctactctgatctcttcgacagccatgtccacttgcctcctcaccatctgagggaagatggacaagtcattccagaggttctcccgtccgaaatacgacatgctatcatgtcggtaagaaatcgtacggcacccgctcccgacagaataagaccagaacacctgaagagccttccgccagtactcatcaacaccctggcgaggctctttacacgttatctgtcggaatgtaaggttcctaaacagtggaagaccagcaagaccgtgttgttgtataaaaagggagatccacatgacatcggcaactatcgtccaatctgcctactgtccgtcatctacaagctctttacaagagtaatccttaataggattgaaaaagtcttggatgaaggacagccatgcgagcaagcagggtttcgaaaaggattcagcacgattgaccacattcacactgtttcgaaactcatcgaggtatcacgagagtacaagatgccgctctgtctcaccttcatcgacttaaagaaggctttcgactcggttgagacggaagcggtcgtggaagccttggacagccaaggcgtccctactcagtatataaaAGTagttcgagagttgtacagtaacttcacgaccggaatttcgccattctacaagaacatcatcattgacgtgaagaggggggtccgacagggtgactcaatttcactcaaaatattcacagtcaccctcgagaacgcaatgcgaaagttggaatgggacgacatgggagtgaaggttgatggtcggcagctacaccatttgcgctttgctgatgacatcgtactggtaacacctagcatcagccaagcggaacgaatgctgaccgaattcgacgaaacatgtggatgcatcggtcttcagttgaatctacaaaagacgatgttcatgcggaacggatgggtctcggatgatccattcacgctcagcggaacgaacatatccgaatgcaccagctacgtttatctgggtcgggaactgaacatgatgaacaacctgacccccgagctgggcaggaggagacgagcggcttggggagcgtacaagagcatcgaggatgtagtgaagaagaccaggaacacccggctccgtgctcacctcttcaacaccaccgtacttcctgctttgacctatgcttcggaaacctgggcatttcgcaagcaggtgagcgtcattgaacgcgcaattgagagagtgatgctaggagtatcccgtttcacgcaagtgagggacaggattcgaagttccctcctacgtcagcgatcgatgattagagacgccgccgcgtttgccaaggaaagtaaaataaggtgggccggacacgtgatgcgctttgatgacaaccgttggaccagagccgtgagcgactgggttcccagcgatattaagcgcactacaggaataccgccgacccgatggtcagatttcttcaagaagtccttgaaagaaaaatatgatgctcttcgtgtcccacgcgaaaggaggaaccactgggctactctggcacgcgatcgggacaaatggaagacactggcgcccgctcgaccagttcgaagatcaacgggagtcaaggtgatcaaggtgatcagcCTTTGGTGA
- a CDS encoding hypothetical protein (NECATOR_CHRV.G19058.T1), producing MELEKFYREDHAFYKFIIGDFNAKVGPRRTTEELHIGTHGLQWNDQGDMLSEFIMTTKTIHGNSQFQKPSSLRWTWESPGGGYRNEIDHIIVNKRFCLTDVGVVPKFYTGSDHRLLRG from the coding sequence atggagctggagaagttctaccgagaagatcatgccttctacaagttcataattggcgatttcaacgctaaggttggcccaagaagaacgacggaggaacttcacatcgggacccacggcctacaatggaatgaccagggagatatgctctccgagttcatcatgacgactaagaccatccatgggaactcgcaattccagaagccctcctctctacgctggacgtgggagtcacccggtggagggtaccgtaatgaaatagaccacatcatcgtcaataaaaggttctgcctgacggacgtcggtgttgtaccaaagttctatacgggatcggaccatcgcctcctccgaggatga